One window from the genome of Magnolia sinica isolate HGM2019 chromosome 4, MsV1, whole genome shotgun sequence encodes:
- the LOC131242605 gene encoding bidirectional sugar transporter SWEET1: MDAVRFLHFLFGIFGNATALFLFLAPVITFRRIVKSKSTEEFSGVPYISTLLNCLLSAWYGLPFVSPNNLLVTTINGTGAAIESIYVVMFLIYAPKKVKAKMMGLLALALAVFAMVVLVSLIPLHGQKRKLFCGFAATIFSICMYASPLSVMRLVIRTKSVEFMPFFLSLFVFLCGTSWFVFGLLGGDPFIAVPNGFGCGLGALQLILYAIYRDNKGTKKGSTSNKGGDVDLDSIETGLGKPHHQITQDKLSIPAHQNDGHV; encoded by the exons ATGGATGCGGTGCGGTTCCTTCATTTCTTGTTTGGAATTTTTG GGAATGCaactgctctgtttcttttcttggCGCCAGT GATAACATTTCGAAGGATCGTAAAAAGCAAATCAACCGAAGAATTTTCAGGCGTACCGTACATATCCACCTTGCTCAACTGTCTCCTCTCCGCATG GTATGGCCTACCGTTCGTTTCCCCAAACAACCTACTGGTGACCACGATCAACGGCACAGGCGCTGCGATCGAGTCCATTTACGTGGTCATGTTCCTGATATACGCGCCAAAGAAGGTGAAAGCAAAGATGATGGGGCTCCTTGCGTTAGCCCTGGCCGTCTTCGCCATGGTGGTTTTGGTCTCCCTCATTCCCCTCCATGGCCAGAAAAGGAAGCTTTTCTGTGGCTTTGCTGCCACCATCTTCTCTATCTGCATGTACGCCTCTCCCTTATCAGTCATG AGACTGGTGATTCGAACAAAGAGCGTAGAGTTCATGCCCTTTTTCCTTTCCCTATTCGTCTTCCTGTGCGGGACCTCTTGGTTTGTCTTCGGACTTCTGGGTGGTGACCCTTTCATCGCT GTGCCCAATGGATTTGGGTGTGGACTGGGGGCTCTACAACTGATCCTGTACGCCATCTACAGAGATAATAAAGGTACGAAGAAAGGAAGTACGAGTAACAAAGGAGGTGACGTGGATCTCGATTCCATCGAGACGGGTTTAGGCAAGCCCCACCATCAGATCACCCAAGACAAGCTCTCCATCCCGGCCCACCAAAATGACGGTCACGTCTGA